The following DNA comes from Candidatus Rokuibacteriota bacterium.
GGTCGCGATCCCGCCCGCTGAGCCCGGTCTTCAGCGTCGCGGGGTTGACGGTGACGCTGCCGACTGCGCCCACGCCGAGGTTTGCCGGGTCGAGGGTGAACTCGCCCGCGACGTCGTCGCTGCTCCCGGAAAAGTCCCCGAGGGGGTAAGCGGCGTCGAAGCCGACTTGGCTCCGGCTCGGGACGATCGTGTAAACCGTCGGTTCCGCGCGGCCGGGTGAAACCGTCAGGCTCAGCAGCACCACCGCGACGAGCAGGCAGGGACGCATCTTCGTCGTGACATACCACGTCGCCGGATGAGCGTCAATGCGCAGCCGGCCACCGGCGCGTCTGCGTCCAGCGCGCCGGGACCGGGATTTTCGTTGACACTCGGGGGGGCGGGCTTTATCGTGAGGAACGCCCGATATGGTCAAGATTTACACCAAGAAGGGCGACGACGGGCAGACCAGCCTTTTCGGGGGACAGCGGGTCTCGAAGTCGGATCCGCGACCGGAGGCCTACGGGACGCTGGACGAGGCGTGCTCGGTCCTGGGCGTGGCGCGCGCCGCAGCCCAGGACGAAGAGTTCCGCGCGGTCATCCACAGCATCCAGGAGGACCTGTTCCTCCTCTCCGCTGAGCTCGCCACCGCGCCGGAGGATCGGGACCGGCTGGGCGTCAGCCAGATCACGCCCGAGCACACCGCCCGGCTCGAGGCGCTCATCGACCAGCGCCTGAGCAAGATCGAACTCCCCCGGGCCTTCATCATCCCCGGCTCCTCGTCCTACATCCCCGCGCTGCTCGACTGGGCCCGGGCCGTGATCCGCCGGGGGGAGCGCCGCGTCGTCGAGCTGCGGGAGGCGCGCCTCCTCGACAACGTCGAGGTCCTGAAGTACGTGAATCGCCTGGCTGACCTCCTCTTCGTCCTGGCGCGATACCAGGAGGCGGTCGAAGGCAAGGGCGCCGTGCAGTGGAAGGGGCGCCGCGTGACGGAGCGTTAGAGCCGTGGCCGTCGCGCCCTCTGCGAGCTACAGCCTCACGGTCCGCGTGGAGATCCGCAACCGCCCCGGCATGCTTGGCCACGTCACGTCGGCCATCGGCGAAGCCGGCGGCGACATTGGCGCCGTGGACCTAGTGGAGACGAGCCGGGAACGGGTGGTCCGGGACATCACGATCAAGGCCCGCGACAGCGTCCACGGCCAGTCCATCGTCGAGCGGATCCGGCGGCTCCCCGGCGTTCGGGTCGTCAACATCTCGGACCGGACGTTTCTGCTCCACCTGGGCGGCAAGATTGAGATCCGCAACAAGGTGCCCATCAAGACCCGTGACGATCTGTCGATGGCGTACACGCCCGGCGTGGCCCGGGTCTGCCTGGCCATCAACGAGGACCGCGAGCGGGCCTTCGCGCTGACCATGAAACGCAACTCCGTGGCGGTCGTCACCGACGGGACGGCTGTCCTCGGGCTGGGCGACATCGGCCCCGAAGCGGCGCTCCCCGTGATGGAAGGCAAGGCGCTCCTCTTCAAGGAGTTCGGGGGCGTGGACGCCTTTCCCGTGTGCCTGGGCACGAAGGATCCCGACAAGATCGTGGAGACCGTGAAGCTGATCGCTCCCGGCTTCGGCGGAATCAACCTCGAGGACATCTCTGCGCCGCGCTGCTTCGAGATCGAGGAGCGGCTCCGGAAGGAGCTCGAGGTTCCGGTCTTCCACGACGATCAGCACGGCACCGCCGTCGTGGTGCTCGCGGCCCTCATGAACGCGGCGCGGATCGTCAGGAAGGAACTGCGCCGGCTCAGGGTGGTGGTCACGGGCGTGGGGGCGGCCGGGACCGCGACGATCAAGCTCCTCCTCTCGGTCGGCATCAGACAGATCGTCGGGGTGGACGAGCACGGCACGCTCTTCCGCGGGCGCACCGTGGGCATGGACTTCATGAAGCGCTGGGTCGCGCAGGCCACCAACCCCCGGAACCTCAAGGGGCGGCTCGGCGACGCCGTCGAGGGGGCTGACGTCTTCATCGGCCTCTCGGTCCCCGGGGTCCTCACCGTGAGGGACGTCAAGAAGATGGCCCGGGACCCGATCGTTTTCGCCATGGCCAACCCGGTCCCGGAGATCCAGCCCGAGGAGGCCGGGCGCCACGTCGCGGTGATGGCGACGGGTCGCTCCGATTATCCGAACCAGATCAACAACGTGCTCTGTTTCCCCGGCTTCTTCCGGGGCTTGCTGGACTGCCGGGCCCGCACGGTGAACGACGAGATGAAGATCGCCGCTGCCCGGGCCCTGGCCGGCTGTGTGCGGCCGAGCGAGCGCTCGCCCGAGTACATCATCCCGAGCGTCTTCAACAAGGCGGTGGCGCCCGCCATCGCTCTCGAGGTGACCCGGGCCGCGGAGCGGACCGGCGTGGCCCGCCGCGTGCGGCGCTTCGAGGTCCCCTCGCGCTTTTAGCCCCGATGCTCACCCCCGCCTTGCCGCGCGGTCAGGAGCGGTGACGATGGAGCCCGTTCCTCCCCGCATCGCCCGCCGCCTCCAGCAGATCGAGCCGTTCCTGGCCGTCGAGGTGGCCGAGCGGGCACAGCAGCTCGAGCGGAGCGGCGCCGACGTGATCCACCTGGAGTTCGGCGAGCCCGACTTCGAGACGCCACCGGTGATCCAGGAAGCGGCCCAGCGGGCGATCAAGGACGGACGGACCAAGTACACCCACAGCCAGGGCATCCTGCCGCTGCGGGAGGCGATCGCGGAGCACTACCGGACGCGCTACCGTGTCGACGTCTCGCCCGACCAGATCCTGGTGACCGCCGGGACGTCCCCGGCCATGCTGCTCCTGTTCGAGGTCCTCCTGGAGCCCGGGGACCAGGTGATCCTCTCGGACCCGCACTACGCCTGCTACCCCAACTTCATCCGCTGCGCGGAGGGCGAGCCGGTCTACGTCAACGTGGACGAGGACGACGGGTTCCAGTACCGCACCGAAGCCATCGGCGAGCGGCTCTCCCCGCGCGTGAAGGCGATCATGGTCAACTCCCCGGCCAACCCCACGGGAACCGTGCTGTCGCCCGATCGCATGGCCCGGGTGGCCGAGCTGGGGCCGTGGGTCGTCTCCGACGAGATCTATCACGGGCTGACGTACGTGGGGCCGGAGCACTCGATCCTCGAGTTCACCGATCACGCCTTCGTGCTCAACGGGTTCTCCAAGACCTTCGCCATGACCGGGTGGCGGCTCGGCTACCTGATCGCGCCCAAGCCCTTCGTCCGGACGCTCCAGAAGGCGCACCAGAACTTCTTCATCTCCACCAACGAGTTCGTGCAGTGGGCCGGCGTGGCGGCGCTCAAGGAGGCCGCGGAGGACGCGGCGCGCTTCCGGGCGATCTTCGACGAGCGCCGCCGCGCGATGATCGCCGGCCTGCGCGAGATCGGACTGGGCGTGGGGTGGGAGCCAACCGGCGCGTTCTACGTGCTGGCCAACGCCAAGCGGTTCACGGGCAACTCGTACGAGTTCGCCTTCCAGATCCTCGAGCGGGTGCACGTAGGCGTGACGCCCGGGATCGATTTCGGTCGGAACGCGGAGGGGTACCTCCGGTTCTCCTTCGCCAACTCGCTCTCGAGGATCCGCGAGGGCCTCGAGCGCATCGGCCGCTTCCTCGCCGGGGTCGGTCGCTGAGCGGGGGCGGAGCATGGCGGAGTCGCTGGCGGCGAGGAAGGCGCGGGCGCGGAAGCTGATCCGGATTCTGGAGCGCGAGTACCCGGACGCCCGGATCGCGCTGGAGTCCTCGAACCCCCTCGAGCTCCTGGTGGCGACGATCCTCGCCGCCCAGTGCACCGACGAGCGCGTCAACCGGGTGACCAAGTCCCTGTTCAAGAAGTACCGGAACGCGGCGGACTACGCCGGGGCCGACCCGCTCACGCTCGAGGCGGAGATTCACTCCACGGGTTTCTACAAGGCCAAGGCCCGCGCCATCGTCGGCATGGCCCGCGAGCTGGTTTCGACGCACCGGGGGCGAGTGCCCCGAACGCTCGAGGAGCTGGTCGCGCTCCCGGGGGTCGGCCGCAAGACCGCCAACGTCGTCTTGGGCAACGCCTTCGGTCAGCAGGCCATCGCCGTGGACACCCATGTGTTTCGCGTTTCCCAGCGCCTCGGGCTGGCCAGGTCCAACGACCCTGAGGTCGTGCACGACCAGCTGTGCCGGGTGGTCCCGGAGGCCAGGTGGACGGGCTTCTCGCACCTGCTCACTACCCACGGGCGCCGGGTGTGTATGGCCCGGGCCCCGGCCTGCCCCGCCTGCCCTGTCCGCGCCCTCTGCCCCTGGCCCGGCAAGACTGGCAAGACCTGCAGCACTACCCAAGACCTGGGAAAGTTGACTATCCGCGTCCGGTCGGTTACACTCTGAATTTGTAGTTTTTTCCAGCGTTTCTGCGTCTAATCCGCTGCAATCACGAGGATTTCGGAGATGCCGACTGCGCAGCCGAAGGCGAACGCGATCGTGCGGAAGTGGTACCTGGTGGACGCCGAGGGCAAGGTTCTCGGCCGGCTGGCGACCCAGGTGGCCAGAGTTCTTCGGGGGAAGCACAAGCCGTACTACGCCCCCCACCTGGACGTGGGCGATCACGTGGTCGTGGTGAACGCCGAGAAAGTGCACCTCACCGGCCGGAAGCTCAGCGATAAGATCTACCGCTGGCATACGGGCTACATCGGCCACCTCCGTGAGGTCACCGCCGCGAAGATGTTGCGGTCGCACCCCGAGCGCGTCATCGAGTGGGCGGTGCAGGGGATGCTGCCCAAGAACCGCCTGGGCCGCGCCATGGCGAAGAAGCTCATGGTCTACCGGGGGTCGGCGCACCCGCATGCGGCGCAGAAGCCGGAACCGTTACCGCTGTCCACCCGGTAGCGCGCGAGAGGGGGAATCATGGCTGACTTGACGAAGTACTACGGCACGGGCCGGCGGAAGACGTCGGTGGCCCGGGTGTGGCTCAAGCCCGGGCAGGGGGCCGTCATGGTGAACCGCCGGCCGTTCGAGGAGTATTTCCCCCGGGAGACGCTCCGGATGGTCATCTGCCAGCCCCTCCAGCTCACTAACACGCTCGACCAGTTCGACGTGTCTGTCAACGTGGGCGGTGGCGGGATCGCCGGCCAGGCGGGCGCGGTCCGTCATGGGATCGCCCGGGCGCTGGTGTCGTTCGACGACAAGCTGCGCCAGCCGCTCAAGCGCGCGGGGCTCCTGACGCGGGATCCGCGGATGCGGGAGCGGAAGAAGTATGGCCAGCCGGGCGCGCGAAAGCAGTTCCAGTACTCGAAGCGGTAGTGTCGCGGGGAGCGGTTGATGGTCAGGGTCGCGGTCGCTGGGGCCAGCGGGTACATGGGGGCGGAGCTGCTCCGCCTGCTCCTGGTCCACCCCAATGTCGAGCTCGTCGGGGTCACGTCGGAGCGGCTATCCGGGGAGCGCCTCGACGCGGTCTTCCCTCACCTACGGGGCCTCGCCGACCTCGCCTTCCAGCAGCTCGAGCCCGCGCGGCTCGCCGATGAGGCCGACCTGGTCTTCCTCGCGCTGCCCCACATGGAGTCGCAGAAGGCGGTGCCGGTGCTCCGCCGGAAAGGCCGGAAGGTCATCGACCTCTCCGCCGACTATCGCCTGAAGGATGCCGGCGCCTACACCGTCTGGTACAAGACTCCCCACACCGATCCCGAAGGGCTGGCCGAGGCCGTCTACGGGCTTCCCGAGCTTCACCGGAAAGCCATCGCGGGGGCCGGCCTGGTGGCCTCCCCCGGCTGCTATCCCGCCGGGGCCGTGCTGGCCATCGCACCCCTCCTGAAGGTTGGGTTGGCGCGCTCCGACGGCATCGTGATCGATGCGAAGTCGGGCGTCACGGGAGTGGGGGCTCAGGGGCGCGCCGTGGACCCGCGCTACCTCTACAGCGAGTTCAACGAGAACTTCTGGGCCTACGGGGTCACCACCCACCGCCATACCCCGGAGATCGAGCAGGAACTCTCGGGCCTGGGCGGCGTGCCGCTGATGGTCGCCTTCACCCCCCACCTGACGCCCCTGAACCGGGGGCTCTACACCACCGCGTACGTGCGGCTCGCCAAAGCCGCGACCACAGGGGAGCTTCTCACCTGCTACCGTGACTTCTACGCGGGCGAGCCCTTCGTCCGTGTGCTGCCGGAGGAGACGCTTCCGACCACGCGGGCCGTACTCGGCTCCAACTTCTGCGACGTCGCGGTGGTCGCCGATCGTCGGACCCAGCGGGCGATCTGCCTCTCGGCCCTCGACAACCTGGGCAAGGGCGGGGCCGCCAACGGTGTGCAGAACCTCAACATCCTCTTCGGGTGGGACGAGCGCACGGGGCTGGACGCGCCGCCGGTGTACCCCTAGCCCATGGCCGGGACATACCTGGGCCGCTGCGCGTTTCCTGTTCGAGCGCGGACCCGCGCTGAAAGCGCGGGTACCCGGCCCGCGCGGCTGACTCGGGCCTCGCGCGGCGCGACCCGCCTGCGGCGGGTGCCCGCTGCCTCACGGCAGGACCGAACCCGCCACGCTCGAACAGCATGGGGGAGGAATCGGAAGGGGCGGGTACCCGCGCCGAAGGCGCACCCACGGCAGGGCCGTGGGTACCCGGCCCCCCTCCGAGTGTAATGGCTGAGATGGAGTGGCTCGAGGGAGGGATCACGGCGGTCCCCGGGATCCTGGCGTCCGGCATCCACGGCGGGATCAAGGCGAGTGGCAAGCGAGACCTGGCCCTCATCTACTCGTCGGTCCCCGCCCGGGCCGCGGCAGTCTTCACGACCAACCAGGTGAAGGGCGCCCCGGTCCAAGTCTCCATGGAGCACATCACAGGGGGGACGATCCAGGCGATCCTGGCCTCGAGCGGCTGCGCCAACACCTGCACC
Coding sequences within:
- a CDS encoding NAD-dependent malic enzyme, whose protein sequence is MAVAPSASYSLTVRVEIRNRPGMLGHVTSAIGEAGGDIGAVDLVETSRERVVRDITIKARDSVHGQSIVERIRRLPGVRVVNISDRTFLLHLGGKIEIRNKVPIKTRDDLSMAYTPGVARVCLAINEDRERAFALTMKRNSVAVVTDGTAVLGLGDIGPEAALPVMEGKALLFKEFGGVDAFPVCLGTKDPDKIVETVKLIAPGFGGINLEDISAPRCFEIEERLRKELEVPVFHDDQHGTAVVVLAALMNAARIVRKELRRLRVVVTGVGAAGTATIKLLLSVGIRQIVGVDEHGTLFRGRTVGMDFMKRWVAQATNPRNLKGRLGDAVEGADVFIGLSVPGVLTVRDVKKMARDPIVFAMANPVPEIQPEEAGRHVAVMATGRSDYPNQINNVLCFPGFFRGLLDCRARTVNDEMKIAAARALAGCVRPSERSPEYIIPSVFNKAVAPAIALEVTRAAERTGVARRVRRFEVPSRF
- the nth gene encoding endonuclease III, with protein sequence MAESLAARKARARKLIRILEREYPDARIALESSNPLELLVATILAAQCTDERVNRVTKSLFKKYRNAADYAGADPLTLEAEIHSTGFYKAKARAIVGMARELVSTHRGRVPRTLEELVALPGVGRKTANVVLGNAFGQQAIAVDTHVFRVSQRLGLARSNDPEVVHDQLCRVVPEARWTGFSHLLTTHGRRVCMARAPACPACPVRALCPWPGKTGKTCSTTQDLGKLTIRVRSVTL
- a CDS encoding N-acetyl-gamma-glutamyl-phosphate reductase gives rise to the protein MVRVAVAGASGYMGAELLRLLLVHPNVELVGVTSERLSGERLDAVFPHLRGLADLAFQQLEPARLADEADLVFLALPHMESQKAVPVLRRKGRKVIDLSADYRLKDAGAYTVWYKTPHTDPEGLAEAVYGLPELHRKAIAGAGLVASPGCYPAGAVLAIAPLLKVGLARSDGIVIDAKSGVTGVGAQGRAVDPRYLYSEFNENFWAYGVTTHRHTPEIEQELSGLGGVPLMVAFTPHLTPLNRGLYTTAYVRLAKAATTGELLTCYRDFYAGEPFVRVLPEETLPTTRAVLGSNFCDVAVVADRRTQRAICLSALDNLGKGGAANGVQNLNILFGWDERTGLDAPPVYP
- the rplM gene encoding 50S ribosomal protein L13; the encoded protein is MPTAQPKANAIVRKWYLVDAEGKVLGRLATQVARVLRGKHKPYYAPHLDVGDHVVVVNAEKVHLTGRKLSDKIYRWHTGYIGHLREVTAAKMLRSHPERVIEWAVQGMLPKNRLGRAMAKKLMVYRGSAHPHAAQKPEPLPLSTR
- a CDS encoding cob(I)yrinic acid a,c-diamide adenosyltransferase, encoding MVKIYTKKGDDGQTSLFGGQRVSKSDPRPEAYGTLDEACSVLGVARAAAQDEEFRAVIHSIQEDLFLLSAELATAPEDRDRLGVSQITPEHTARLEALIDQRLSKIELPRAFIIPGSSSYIPALLDWARAVIRRGERRVVELREARLLDNVEVLKYVNRLADLLFVLARYQEAVEGKGAVQWKGRRVTER
- a CDS encoding pyridoxal phosphate-dependent aminotransferase, which codes for MEPVPPRIARRLQQIEPFLAVEVAERAQQLERSGADVIHLEFGEPDFETPPVIQEAAQRAIKDGRTKYTHSQGILPLREAIAEHYRTRYRVDVSPDQILVTAGTSPAMLLLFEVLLEPGDQVILSDPHYACYPNFIRCAEGEPVYVNVDEDDGFQYRTEAIGERLSPRVKAIMVNSPANPTGTVLSPDRMARVAELGPWVVSDEIYHGLTYVGPEHSILEFTDHAFVLNGFSKTFAMTGWRLGYLIAPKPFVRTLQKAHQNFFISTNEFVQWAGVAALKEAAEDAARFRAIFDERRRAMIAGLREIGLGVGWEPTGAFYVLANAKRFTGNSYEFAFQILERVHVGVTPGIDFGRNAEGYLRFSFANSLSRIREGLERIGRFLAGVGR
- the rpsI gene encoding 30S ribosomal protein S9; its protein translation is MADLTKYYGTGRRKTSVARVWLKPGQGAVMVNRRPFEEYFPRETLRMVICQPLQLTNTLDQFDVSVNVGGGGIAGQAGAVRHGIARALVSFDDKLRQPLKRAGLLTRDPRMRERKKYGQPGARKQFQYSKR